The proteins below come from a single Acidobacteriota bacterium genomic window:
- a CDS encoding alpha/beta hydrolase fold domain-containing protein: MAVLYRLSPDAVFPAAVDDTVAVYKELLKTYKPRNIALYGTSAGAVLTGEVAARLKQLGIPLPAALGIFSGSGDLSQWGDSAAIFGLWGLSGPLSVPNKRDPSDPYLGSTNPRDPILSPIYGDLKGMPPTFFLTSERDLLLSETVNFHRAFLHAGVESQLVVFDALPHAFWNQFKLPESIEADHMIADFFDKHLGK, translated from the coding sequence GTGGCGGTGTTGTACCGCTTGTCGCCGGACGCCGTATTTCCTGCTGCCGTCGACGACACCGTGGCCGTATACAAGGAACTGCTCAAGACTTATAAGCCGCGGAACATCGCGCTGTATGGCACGTCGGCAGGCGCGGTCCTGACCGGCGAGGTCGCGGCCCGGCTCAAGCAGTTAGGCATACCGCTGCCGGCTGCATTAGGCATTTTTTCGGGCAGCGGAGATTTGAGCCAGTGGGGAGATTCGGCAGCCATCTTCGGGCTCTGGGGGTTGTCGGGGCCACTCAGCGTACCGAACAAGAGGGATCCAAGCGATCCCTATCTCGGTTCGACGAATCCTCGTGATCCGATTCTGTCTCCAATCTATGGCGATCTGAAGGGGATGCCGCCGACTTTTTTTCTCACCAGCGAGCGCGATCTTCTCCTGAGCGAGACGGTCAACTTTCATCGTGCCTTTCTGCACGCCGGCGTGGAGTCGCAACTGGTCGTATTCGACGCGCTCCCCCATGCATTCTGGAATCAGTTCAAGCTTCCGGAGTCGATTGAAGCGGATCACATGATTGCTGATTTTTTCGATAAGCATCTCGGAAAGTAG
- a CDS encoding amino acid permease, whose protein sequence is MSRSGTESDPQLRRGLTLTHTISLVVGTVIGTGVFLKAAVMAQTVGSPSLVLWAWVVAGLLSMAGALTYAELGTLLPRAGGEYAYLLEAYGEGPAFLYGWMRFVMGSAGSIASLAVGFATFLVAILPINRLWAEYTYHAFGQTLVWRFGTQQVLALSVIFLLSALNCGSVVLGGRVQLLMTVLKVTGIAVIVGGIFIFSKGGSLSHLVRPEGVRSWSGLAPFGTAMLAALWAYEGWNQMPMVSGEVQNPTRNVPRGLIIGMVIVVVIYCTANFAYFYALPFSSVLTSNSTTYRDALPIAAKAAQTFLARYGATLVSLVFVISTLGALNGTILSCARVPYAMARDRLFFAPFGRVSGATHVPVFSIVLQGIWASLLAISGTYDQLTDCVVFASWIFYALVTTSVFTLRRKMPHAERAYKTVAYPFMPLVFVLVASWLVWNTIRTRPLESTVGLVLIAAGLPLYFYFRKSRAGIAPSGGLKG, encoded by the coding sequence ATGAGCCGCTCCGGCACCGAGTCCGATCCGCAACTTCGTCGAGGACTCACCCTCACACACACGATTTCTCTGGTCGTCGGAACTGTGATCGGCACCGGCGTCTTCCTGAAGGCGGCCGTCATGGCGCAAACGGTTGGATCGCCCAGCCTCGTGCTCTGGGCCTGGGTGGTTGCCGGATTGCTCTCCATGGCGGGAGCGCTCACCTACGCCGAGTTGGGCACACTCTTGCCGCGGGCGGGAGGAGAATACGCGTATTTGCTCGAAGCGTATGGCGAGGGTCCTGCTTTTCTTTACGGATGGATGCGATTCGTGATGGGCTCAGCCGGATCGATTGCCAGCCTGGCCGTGGGCTTCGCAACGTTTCTGGTGGCGATCCTCCCGATCAACCGGCTCTGGGCCGAGTACACCTACCACGCGTTCGGCCAGACCTTGGTCTGGCGATTCGGCACACAGCAGGTGCTGGCGCTCAGTGTGATCTTCTTGTTGTCGGCGTTGAATTGCGGCAGCGTCGTGCTGGGCGGACGAGTCCAACTCCTGATGACGGTCCTCAAAGTTACCGGCATTGCGGTGATCGTCGGCGGCATCTTCATTTTTTCGAAGGGAGGAAGTCTCAGTCATCTCGTGCGGCCGGAGGGCGTCCGGTCCTGGAGCGGCCTGGCTCCATTCGGCACGGCGATGCTGGCGGCGCTTTGGGCCTACGAAGGCTGGAATCAGATGCCCATGGTTTCCGGAGAGGTACAGAATCCGACCCGCAATGTTCCGCGCGGCCTCATCATCGGCATGGTGATTGTGGTCGTGATCTACTGCACGGCAAACTTCGCGTACTTCTACGCTCTTCCTTTTTCGAGTGTCCTGACTTCGAACTCCACAACCTATCGCGATGCGCTGCCAATTGCCGCCAAGGCCGCCCAGACTTTTCTGGCCCGCTACGGGGCGACGCTGGTTTCGCTGGTGTTCGTGATCTCGACGCTGGGAGCTCTGAACGGCACCATCCTTTCCTGCGCGAGAGTGCCCTATGCGATGGCGCGCGACCGCCTGTTCTTCGCTCCATTTGGCCGCGTCAGTGGAGCCACACACGTTCCGGTCTTCTCGATTGTCTTGCAGGGAATATGGGCGAGTTTGCTGGCCATCTCCGGAACTTACGATCAACTCACGGACTGCGTGGTGTTTGCGTCGTGGATCTTCTATGCGCTGGTCACCACTTCGGTGTTCACGCTCCGGCGCAAGATGCCGCACGCCGAGAGGGCCTATAAAACTGTGGCCTACCCGTTCATGCCGTTGGTGTTCGTACTGGTAGCCAGTTGGCTGGTGTGGAATACGATTCGTACTCGCCCGCTGGAATCTACCGTCGGCCTGGTCTTAATCGCAGCCGGACTTCCACTCTATTTCTACTTCCGCAAATCGCGCGCCGGGATCGCCCCGTCGGGCGGCCTAAAAGGCTGA
- a CDS encoding glycoside hydrolase family 3 C-terminal domain-containing protein, whose product MKISHVVRTLLLILGLIPAAVGQTSVFVPKTALPPADAAQPRPWMDSSLSPDVRAEMVLKQMTLDEKINLLHGNGMAHADIWQMPLTHLTNGGAGYVQGVERLGIPGLVISDAAYGVRSSGENGRYSTALPSTLGLAASWNPAAAHEYGALIGRELRAQGFNMSLGGGVCLTREPRNGRNFEYMGEDPILAGTMVGNLAKGTQSAHVVGDMKHYALNDQETGRNIVNVIISKRAMQETDLLAFKIGLQISEAAAVMCSYNRVNGDYACENHYLLTDVLKKDWGFKGFVLSDWSGTHSTEKASAAGLDQEQPMGDFLGPKLKEAVEAGRVPMSEIDDHARRVLRSEFASGIIDDPVQKSVVDVEGGLAIAQNLEEQSIVLLKNDGVLPLNAAKMKSVAVIGPHSDVGMISGGGSAQVDPPGGNAIMPPGKGATQWLVPTWFPTSPLKAVRSRLPNAKVEFNSGQDPAAAAALAKNSDVAIVFVHQWTSEGMDLPTLSLPDNQDALIAQVAAANKHTIVVLETGGPVTAPWSDKVAGILEAWYAGSRGHIAVANVLFGDVNPSGKLPVTFPKSDRDLPRPVIEPLPAEDQGQGNGVDNGPAHMQSKYSVHYDEGLKVGYKWYDAENKAVEFPFGHGLSYTSYRYTGLKVNPGAKTSVTFTLANTGKRDGLEIAQVYATLPDAAQEPPKRLVGWARVQLKAGESREVKVDIDPQYLQVFDEAANGWKQVSGQYTFAVGGSSKDLGLKQQVALQ is encoded by the coding sequence ATGAAAATTTCGCATGTTGTGCGTACTCTGCTACTCATCCTGGGCCTGATCCCGGCTGCGGTCGGACAGACCTCCGTGTTCGTTCCTAAGACTGCATTGCCTCCAGCCGATGCCGCACAGCCGCGGCCGTGGATGGATTCGAGCCTCTCGCCGGATGTCCGCGCCGAGATGGTTCTGAAACAGATGACTTTGGACGAAAAAATTAATCTGCTCCACGGCAACGGGATGGCGCATGCCGACATATGGCAGATGCCGCTCACCCACCTTACGAACGGCGGGGCGGGATACGTGCAAGGTGTCGAGCGTCTCGGTATTCCCGGCCTGGTAATTTCTGACGCGGCTTACGGCGTGCGCAGCAGCGGAGAGAATGGCCGGTACTCGACGGCATTGCCTTCCACGCTTGGCCTCGCTGCCAGCTGGAATCCGGCAGCCGCGCATGAATACGGAGCCTTGATCGGGCGCGAACTGCGCGCACAGGGCTTCAACATGTCTCTCGGCGGCGGCGTGTGTCTGACGCGCGAGCCGCGCAACGGACGCAATTTCGAATACATGGGTGAAGATCCCATCCTGGCTGGAACCATGGTCGGAAATCTTGCCAAGGGCACTCAGTCAGCGCACGTAGTCGGAGACATGAAGCACTATGCGCTCAACGATCAGGAAACCGGGCGCAACATCGTCAACGTGATCATCTCCAAGCGCGCCATGCAGGAAACAGATCTGCTGGCATTCAAAATTGGATTGCAGATCTCGGAAGCGGCCGCGGTGATGTGCTCCTACAACCGCGTGAACGGCGACTATGCCTGCGAGAACCATTACCTGCTCACCGACGTCCTGAAAAAAGACTGGGGCTTCAAAGGCTTCGTGCTTTCCGACTGGAGCGGTACGCACAGCACCGAGAAGGCTTCGGCAGCGGGACTGGATCAGGAACAGCCGATGGGAGATTTCCTCGGCCCCAAGTTGAAAGAGGCAGTCGAAGCGGGACGCGTGCCGATGTCGGAGATCGACGATCATGCGCGACGCGTGCTGCGTTCGGAGTTCGCTTCGGGGATCATCGACGATCCAGTACAGAAGAGTGTCGTCGACGTTGAAGGCGGGCTGGCGATTGCGCAGAACCTGGAAGAACAAAGCATCGTGCTGTTGAAGAATGACGGTGTGCTGCCTTTGAACGCAGCCAAGATGAAGTCCGTCGCAGTGATTGGGCCGCATTCAGATGTGGGGATGATTTCCGGAGGAGGCTCGGCGCAAGTCGATCCCCCGGGAGGCAACGCGATCATGCCTCCGGGCAAAGGCGCCACGCAGTGGCTGGTGCCGACCTGGTTCCCGACTTCTCCGCTGAAAGCGGTGCGGTCGCGGTTGCCGAATGCGAAAGTGGAATTCAACTCCGGACAGGATCCGGCGGCAGCAGCTGCGCTGGCGAAGAACTCTGATGTCGCAATCGTCTTTGTTCACCAGTGGACGTCGGAAGGTATGGACCTTCCCACGCTCTCACTTCCCGACAATCAGGATGCGCTGATCGCGCAAGTCGCGGCGGCGAACAAGCACACCATCGTTGTGCTGGAAACGGGCGGCCCGGTCACGGCACCGTGGTCCGACAAAGTCGCCGGCATCCTGGAAGCGTGGTATGCGGGCAGCCGTGGACACATTGCGGTCGCGAATGTGTTATTCGGCGATGTCAATCCGTCTGGGAAATTGCCAGTGACGTTCCCGAAGAGTGATCGAGACCTGCCGCGTCCGGTGATCGAACCACTTCCTGCCGAGGACCAGGGCCAAGGCAACGGAGTTGATAATGGCCCAGCTCACATGCAGTCCAAGTACTCGGTTCACTACGACGAAGGCTTGAAGGTCGGCTACAAGTGGTACGACGCGGAAAACAAAGCCGTCGAGTTTCCCTTTGGCCATGGACTGTCCTACACGAGCTATCGCTATACGGGACTGAAAGTGAATCCGGGAGCGAAGACCTCGGTAACGTTCACACTCGCCAACACTGGCAAGCGCGACGGGCTTGAAATCGCCCAGGTGTATGCCACGCTCCCAGACGCCGCACAGGAACCACCGAAGCGCCTGGTGGGCTGGGCACGCGTGCAGTTGAAAGCGGGAGAAAGCCGCGAGGTGAAGGTCGACATCGATCCGCAATATCTGCAGGTCTTCGATGAAGCGGCCAACGGCTGGAAGCAAGTTTCGGGACAATACACGTTCGCGGTCGGCGGTTCGTCGAAGGACTTGGGCCTGAAGCAACAAGTTGCGCTGCAATAA
- a CDS encoding nucleoside hydrolase: MSANRTTRRWTWQICAALAVGLWAGSLPGEAKVSAILSTDVGNEVDDQWAIAYLLVNPEFDVLGIVSAQAPTVSPPAAHTTYLALLDEVENRLKMTSHPPLFEGASLPLVDAKTPRLNAGVDFMVQASKSFSKERRLTVFTIGAATDVASAILKDPSIVDRIVVVAMGFNSWPKGGEEFNVSNDVSAWQVILRSDVPVVVGSGDVCRAHLGLTLDQARDLIGKEGPVGQWLWDEYLAWYYRHVKPMRKDDFSKPWFIWDIITMAYSLGMTSQEIYPRPTLRDDEEFEHLQTGKTITWITSVDEKRLWADFVVKLDAYQRTHSVGQGDGRGVLP; this comes from the coding sequence TTGTCCGCTAACAGAACTACTCGAAGATGGACGTGGCAGATTTGCGCGGCGTTGGCGGTTGGGTTGTGGGCTGGGAGTTTGCCGGGCGAGGCCAAGGTTTCTGCGATTCTCTCCACGGATGTTGGCAACGAAGTCGATGACCAGTGGGCGATTGCTTACCTGCTGGTGAATCCGGAGTTTGATGTGCTGGGCATTGTCTCGGCGCAGGCTCCGACGGTTTCTCCTCCCGCGGCGCATACGACTTACCTGGCGCTTTTGGATGAGGTCGAGAACCGGCTGAAGATGACGAGCCATCCGCCGCTGTTTGAGGGGGCGAGCCTGCCGCTGGTTGATGCGAAGACGCCTCGTCTGAATGCCGGCGTGGACTTCATGGTGCAGGCGTCGAAGAGCTTTTCGAAAGAGCGTCGGCTCACCGTGTTCACCATCGGCGCGGCTACGGACGTGGCTTCCGCCATCTTGAAAGACCCCTCGATTGTCGATCGCATTGTGGTAGTGGCGATGGGGTTCAACAGTTGGCCGAAGGGTGGCGAAGAATTCAACGTGTCGAATGACGTCAGCGCATGGCAGGTGATTCTGCGGTCGGACGTGCCGGTGGTGGTTGGGTCCGGCGATGTTTGTCGCGCACACCTTGGCCTGACGCTTGATCAGGCTCGAGATTTGATCGGCAAAGAAGGGCCCGTCGGCCAGTGGCTGTGGGATGAATATCTGGCTTGGTACTACCGGCACGTCAAGCCGATGCGGAAAGACGATTTCTCGAAGCCCTGGTTCATCTGGGACATCATTACGATGGCGTATAGCCTGGGGATGACCAGTCAGGAAATCTATCCTCGGCCCACACTACGCGACGACGAGGAGTTTGAGCATTTGCAGACGGGCAAGACGATCACTTGGATTACGTCCGTGGATGAGAAGCGGCTGTGGGCTGATTTTGTCGTCAAACTGGACGCTTACCAAAGAACCCATTCGGTCGGTCAGGGAGATGGCAGAGGAGTTCTGCCTTAG
- a CDS encoding tetratricopeptide repeat protein translates to MAFGFGFNKQKLLGTAEKFVQQGKLQNAISEYEKILKNDPKDLTVNNTVGDLYARLGDTAKAIECFKSVGDAYAAQGFTVKGIAMYKKITKIHPSVDGSLKLAELYTQQGLFNDARAQYLQVAEDFMKNGDFEQAVRLFQKVLEMDPENVAMRIKLAEVYVRLGKKTEAWEIFSAAAESARSRGSLAASEEILQRMLALDPGNSYVLLLRGRAALEADDPKKAISFLEKASDLDSHPDGLRDLLKACLQTGRLAQAVPLADKLLTVHNDPEGQFLLAEGCAHNGQYHQALDVYTQHADRLMATDSTKLLSSLHTMITHVRDDVGALDKLLNLLNKAGESTHVGEVTELLAHAAVKGGDYLRARDLYQMLATLEPQNSVHLQNYQQVLTHIEAESPARLITAEEGAVIVEELEATAPVIDQVYPDDIAIAVRSAITDADLFLSYNLPDKAVVPLLGALPQAPHDVRLNQRLAALHTRYLRFTEAAVCCRTLESAYHEAGFPDEAVRYGELAARYEERAATATAAKAVPASAAVANASASVAAAAGSAAAPPWPVEQPSSSEYGFTVEAPIDPAGEFSVTDSVEVAHGTEDLSSEWAITDTSAEEATEDQPPVAEEAVASADGPVAVDPEERASEIAEVVEEIRFYLEHFMRDQAQAAFARLKSLTDDRSIVDAVRLQIEAAGSKGAAEAEPEVSEVAEINADEPNDFEIEVESATSSELEIPQEPLVGYDHAMPAMQEVAAEAEAEPVAEEVEVVEAVESDDLSSFVSDLEKSLGDGFPTVEEKPAAPATKQPMAAWPQTAPAQPKPVPPAVSAPPVQRIPAPKPAPEVAAEIPAAREVAAQETAAPAASAAAAGAGSPLSYSQTPVRPLGAGATAMHPQDSVDLSQMFGELKHELEEGSTNVDDGDPETHYNLGVAFREMGLLDEAIAELQKVCSAIDRGHEFSQIVQTYTWLAQCFIDKGVPDAAIRWFEKALTIPGLDQEAKLAIHYELGSACEHAQDKAAALRHFTAVYGGNIDYRDVAERIQALKS, encoded by the coding sequence ATGGCGTTTGGTTTCGGCTTCAACAAACAGAAGCTTCTCGGTACTGCGGAAAAGTTTGTCCAGCAGGGCAAGCTGCAGAACGCCATTTCCGAATACGAGAAGATCCTCAAGAACGATCCTAAAGATCTCACCGTCAATAATACGGTTGGCGATCTCTATGCCCGTCTGGGCGACACCGCAAAAGCCATCGAGTGCTTCAAGAGTGTGGGCGATGCTTACGCCGCGCAAGGGTTCACGGTTAAAGGCATCGCGATGTACAAGAAGATCACGAAGATCCATCCGAGCGTGGACGGATCTTTGAAGCTGGCGGAACTCTATACCCAGCAGGGCCTGTTCAACGACGCGCGCGCACAGTATCTGCAGGTTGCCGAAGACTTCATGAAGAATGGAGACTTCGAGCAGGCGGTCCGGCTGTTCCAGAAAGTTCTGGAAATGGATCCGGAAAACGTCGCGATGCGGATCAAGCTCGCTGAAGTTTACGTTCGACTCGGGAAGAAGACCGAAGCCTGGGAAATTTTCAGCGCAGCGGCAGAGTCAGCCCGCTCGCGCGGTTCGCTGGCGGCTTCCGAAGAAATTCTGCAACGCATGTTGGCGCTTGATCCCGGCAACAGCTATGTCCTGTTGCTGCGTGGACGCGCTGCCCTCGAAGCGGACGATCCGAAAAAAGCGATTTCGTTCCTGGAAAAGGCTTCCGACCTCGATTCCCATCCCGATGGTTTGCGCGATCTGCTGAAAGCCTGCCTGCAAACGGGACGCCTGGCACAGGCGGTTCCGCTCGCGGACAAGTTGCTCACCGTGCACAACGATCCGGAGGGCCAGTTCCTGCTCGCCGAAGGTTGCGCGCACAACGGGCAGTATCACCAGGCGCTCGACGTCTACACGCAACACGCGGATCGGTTGATGGCCACCGATTCGACCAAACTTCTTTCCAGCCTGCACACCATGATTACGCATGTGCGGGACGACGTCGGCGCACTCGACAAGCTCCTGAACCTGCTCAATAAAGCGGGCGAGAGCACGCACGTTGGCGAAGTTACGGAACTTCTCGCGCATGCCGCGGTGAAGGGTGGCGACTATCTCCGTGCGCGCGATCTGTATCAGATGTTGGCGACGCTCGAACCGCAGAACTCGGTGCACTTACAGAACTATCAGCAGGTGCTCACCCACATTGAAGCCGAATCTCCGGCGCGGTTGATCACCGCCGAAGAGGGTGCGGTGATTGTGGAAGAGCTGGAAGCAACCGCGCCGGTCATCGACCAGGTGTATCCGGATGACATCGCGATAGCGGTGCGGTCTGCGATTACGGATGCCGATTTGTTCCTTTCTTACAACCTGCCGGACAAGGCGGTTGTGCCCCTGCTGGGTGCGTTGCCGCAGGCGCCGCACGATGTCCGCCTGAACCAGCGGCTGGCGGCGTTGCATACTCGCTATTTGCGTTTCACGGAAGCGGCCGTGTGTTGCCGGACGCTCGAAAGCGCCTATCACGAAGCTGGATTCCCCGATGAAGCGGTCCGCTACGGAGAACTGGCTGCACGTTACGAAGAGCGAGCGGCCACAGCAACGGCTGCGAAAGCGGTGCCCGCGTCGGCGGCTGTTGCGAACGCGTCGGCATCGGTGGCTGCTGCTGCAGGAAGCGCTGCTGCACCTCCTTGGCCCGTCGAACAGCCATCTTCTTCGGAATACGGCTTTACCGTGGAAGCTCCGATCGATCCCGCCGGCGAATTTTCGGTGACGGATTCGGTGGAAGTGGCACACGGGACCGAGGACCTGTCGTCCGAATGGGCGATCACGGATACTTCGGCGGAAGAAGCGACCGAGGATCAGCCGCCCGTTGCAGAAGAAGCGGTTGCGTCCGCGGATGGACCGGTGGCGGTCGATCCGGAAGAGCGGGCATCTGAAATCGCGGAAGTGGTCGAAGAGATTCGCTTCTATCTTGAGCATTTCATGCGCGACCAGGCGCAGGCAGCCTTCGCCCGTCTGAAATCGCTGACTGACGATCGCAGCATCGTGGATGCGGTACGCCTGCAGATCGAGGCGGCGGGAAGCAAGGGAGCGGCCGAGGCCGAGCCTGAAGTTTCCGAAGTTGCCGAAATCAACGCCGACGAACCGAACGACTTTGAAATCGAAGTGGAATCTGCCACTTCTTCCGAACTCGAGATTCCGCAGGAACCGCTCGTAGGTTACGACCACGCAATGCCTGCCATGCAGGAAGTCGCGGCAGAAGCAGAGGCCGAACCGGTCGCGGAGGAAGTCGAAGTTGTTGAAGCAGTCGAGTCGGACGATTTGTCCTCGTTCGTGTCTGACCTGGAAAAATCGCTGGGTGACGGCTTCCCGACGGTTGAAGAGAAGCCTGCTGCTCCGGCAACGAAGCAACCGATGGCCGCATGGCCACAGACTGCTCCTGCGCAGCCCAAGCCGGTTCCGCCCGCAGTATCGGCGCCTCCAGTGCAACGCATCCCGGCGCCGAAACCCGCTCCGGAGGTTGCCGCTGAAATTCCGGCTGCCCGCGAAGTTGCGGCGCAAGAAACCGCCGCTCCTGCTGCCAGTGCCGCAGCCGCAGGTGCGGGATCACCGCTCAGTTACAGCCAGACTCCCGTCCGTCCGCTAGGCGCGGGTGCGACGGCGATGCATCCGCAGGACAGCGTGGATCTGTCGCAGATGTTTGGCGAACTGAAGCACGAACTGGAAGAAGGCTCGACCAACGTCGATGATGGAGATCCCGAGACGCATTACAACCTGGGCGTCGCGTTCCGCGAGATGGGCCTGCTTGATGAGGCGATCGCGGAATTGCAGAAAGTTTGCAGTGCCATCGATCGTGGCCACGAGTTCTCGCAGATCGTCCAGACGTATACCTGGCTCGCGCAGTGCTTCATCGACAAGGGCGTGCCGGACGCGGCGATTCGCTGGTTTGAAAAAGCGCTGACCATTCCCGGACTCGACCAGGAAGCGAAGCTGGCGATTCACTACGAGCTCGGAAGTGCTTGCGAACACGCGCAAGACAAAGCCGCTGCCTTGCGTCATTTCACTGCCGTTTATGGTGGCAACATCGATTATCGCGACGTCGCCGAGCGCATTCAGGCCCTGAAGTCGTAG
- a CDS encoding alanine racemase has protein sequence MAASHSKQGLSIYDLDTPATLIDLDRLERNIREWQASMDGHGVKFRPHIKTHKIPEIARMQVAAGAVGIVCAKVSEAEPFAAAGVEDICIAYPVFGEVKWQRIAELARNTKRVTVNCDCEEAARGLSKAAAKAGVTIYLQIDIDSGLHRGGVPNDDPVAIEKLARVIESLPGLKFSGITTYRSSGFPGAPSPRDAGHAEGRLLVEVATQLRNAGIEVHEVTAGSTPTGKWVAEVAGVTEVRAGNYVFNDLMQLGNSIADESQLGLSVLCTVASHNQADRLTIDGGSKTFSGDAGGVGSGRTAPAAIARAVDRKIFVERLNEEHGMARTEEKVTLGEKIRFFPYHACTCANLSDEIIGFRGERVEVVWPVRARGLRT, from the coding sequence GTGGCGGCTTCGCATTCCAAGCAAGGATTATCCATCTACGATCTGGACACACCCGCCACGCTCATCGATCTCGATCGCCTGGAAAGAAACATCCGCGAGTGGCAGGCAAGCATGGACGGGCACGGAGTCAAGTTCCGGCCGCACATCAAGACGCACAAGATTCCTGAGATTGCCCGGATGCAGGTTGCCGCTGGTGCAGTTGGGATCGTCTGCGCCAAGGTAAGCGAAGCCGAACCATTTGCGGCTGCAGGCGTCGAAGACATCTGCATTGCGTATCCGGTCTTCGGCGAGGTGAAGTGGCAGCGCATCGCCGAGTTGGCACGTAATACAAAGCGAGTCACAGTGAACTGCGACTGCGAAGAAGCTGCTCGCGGCTTGTCAAAGGCGGCCGCCAAGGCCGGTGTCACGATCTACCTGCAGATCGATATCGACAGCGGATTGCATCGGGGAGGTGTTCCCAATGACGACCCCGTTGCGATCGAGAAATTGGCCCGCGTAATCGAATCGCTGCCGGGCCTGAAGTTTTCAGGAATCACGACCTACCGGTCGAGCGGCTTTCCGGGGGCTCCTTCTCCCAGGGATGCCGGACACGCTGAAGGGCGATTGCTAGTGGAAGTTGCCACGCAGCTTCGCAACGCCGGAATCGAAGTGCACGAGGTCACTGCGGGCAGTACTCCGACGGGAAAGTGGGTCGCGGAAGTGGCAGGTGTCACGGAAGTGCGCGCCGGCAACTATGTCTTCAATGATCTGATGCAGCTAGGCAACAGCATCGCGGACGAAAGCCAGTTGGGTTTGTCTGTCCTGTGTACCGTCGCGAGTCACAATCAGGCCGATCGCCTGACCATAGACGGCGGCTCGAAGACGTTCAGTGGTGACGCCGGCGGCGTAGGCTCGGGACGAACTGCCCCCGCGGCGATTGCGCGGGCGGTGGATCGAAAAATCTTCGTCGAGCGCCTGAACGAGGAGCATGGAATGGCGCGTACCGAGGAGAAGGTGACGCTGGGTGAGAAGATTCGTTTCTTTCCCTACCACGCCTGCACGTGCGCAAACCTCAGCGACGAAATCATCGGCTTCCGGGGCGAGCGGGTGGAGGTGGTGTGGCCCGTCCGGGCACGTGGACTTCGAACGTAG
- a CDS encoding RidA family protein — translation MAKYVIQAKGGQPPQGAYSQGWRAGDFIFVTGTGPVDPQTGKLAGETIEEQTEQVISNMETVLAADRASLKDVVKVTVHLSDTALFARYNSVYARRFAPPYPVRTTVGSDLRQLPGMLIETDCIAYLPQRKARSPKPSARAKKKKSKRSRAK, via the coding sequence ATGGCCAAGTACGTGATTCAAGCCAAGGGCGGACAACCACCGCAAGGCGCTTACTCGCAAGGCTGGCGCGCCGGGGATTTCATCTTCGTAACAGGAACCGGTCCGGTCGATCCGCAAACCGGCAAGCTGGCGGGCGAGACGATTGAAGAACAGACCGAGCAGGTCATCAGCAACATGGAAACTGTACTTGCAGCCGATCGCGCCTCCCTCAAGGATGTCGTGAAGGTGACCGTCCACCTGAGCGACACCGCGCTGTTCGCGCGTTACAACTCCGTTTACGCCCGCCGCTTTGCGCCGCCGTATCCAGTGCGTACGACCGTGGGGAGTGATTTACGTCAGTTGCCGGGCATGTTGATTGAGACCGATTGCATTGCCTACCTTCCGCAACGAAAGGCTCGCTCTCCGAAACCCAGTGCACGTGCGAAGAAAAAGAAGAGCAAGCGCAGCCGCGCGAAATAA
- a CDS encoding TIGR00730 family Rossman fold protein: MTDKILQSAPLAYENDQFLGSPDGRVLRVLSEYIEPLARFRREQIQDTVVFFGSARIQSQQKALHKLSEVEGNGVQAAAQEQASNMKRAQSAVDMARYYEDARRLAYMLTEWSIQIPAKRRRFVVTTGGGPGIMEAANLGAEEAGGKTIGLNINLPFEQNPNPHITPSLNFEFHYFFMRKFWFAYLAKALVIFPGGFGTLDELFEIMTLAQTEKLAKKIFVVIYGSEYWNKVINFQAMVDAGVISAQDLDLFKIVDSPEEGFEFLKENLTKYHLGPHQPKHTGEAATPEIAKTRP, from the coding sequence ATGACCGACAAAATACTTCAGTCTGCTCCACTCGCTTACGAGAACGATCAATTTTTGGGCAGTCCGGACGGGCGCGTGCTGCGTGTGCTCTCCGAGTACATCGAGCCGCTCGCCCGTTTTCGCCGCGAACAGATTCAGGACACGGTTGTATTTTTTGGGTCCGCGCGCATTCAGAGCCAGCAGAAGGCGCTTCATAAACTTTCGGAAGTTGAAGGCAATGGAGTGCAGGCGGCGGCGCAGGAACAAGCGTCGAATATGAAGCGCGCGCAATCCGCCGTGGACATGGCGCGCTACTACGAAGACGCCCGCCGCCTTGCCTACATGCTGACCGAGTGGTCGATTCAGATTCCCGCCAAGCGCCGCCGTTTTGTTGTCACCACCGGTGGCGGTCCCGGCATCATGGAAGCGGCGAATCTGGGAGCCGAAGAAGCGGGTGGCAAGACGATTGGTCTGAATATCAATCTGCCGTTTGAACAGAATCCCAACCCGCACATTACGCCGTCGCTTAACTTCGAGTTTCACTACTTCTTCATGCGTAAGTTCTGGTTCGCCTATCTTGCAAAAGCGCTGGTGATTTTTCCCGGCGGCTTCGGAACGCTGGACGAACTCTTCGAAATCATGACCCTGGCACAGACGGAAAAGCTCGCGAAGAAGATCTTTGTCGTGATTTATGGCAGCGAGTACTGGAACAAAGTCATTAATTTCCAGGCCATGGTCGATGCCGGGGTGATCTCGGCACAGGATCTCGACCTGTTTAAGATCGTGGACTCACCGGAAGAAGGCTTTGAATTCCTGAAGGAAAATCTCACCAAGTACCACCTCGGCCCGCACCAGCCCAAACATACGGGAGAAGCGGCCACGCCGGAGATCGCCAAGACCCGGCCGTAA